One stretch of Nomascus leucogenys isolate Asia chromosome 7b, Asia_NLE_v1, whole genome shotgun sequence DNA includes these proteins:
- the MAFF gene encoding transcription factor MafF: protein MSVDPLSSKALKIKRELSENTPHLSDEALMGLSVRELNRHLRGLSAEEVTRLKQRRRTLKNRGYAASCRVKRVCQKEELQKQKSELEREVDKLARENAAMRLELDALRGKCEALQGFARSVAAARGPATLVAPASVITIVKSTPGSGSGPAPGPGPAHGPGPAHGPASCS, encoded by the exons ATGTCTGTGGATCCCCTATCCAGCAAAGCTCTAAAG ATCAAGCGAGAGCTGAGCGAGAACACGCCGCACCTGTCGGACGAGGCGCTGATGGGGCTGTCGGTGCGCGAGCTGAACCGGCACCTGCGCGGGCTCTCCGCCGAGGAGGTGACACGGCTTAAGCAGCGGCGCCGCACACTCAAAAACCGTGGCTACGCCGCCAGCTGCCGCGTGAAGCGCGTGTGCCAGAAGGAGGAGCTGCAGAAGCAGAAGTCGGAGCTGGAGCGCGAGGTGGACAAGCTGGCGCGCGAGAACGCCGCCATGCGCCTGGAGCTCGACGCGCTGCGCGGCAAGTGCGAGGCGCTGCAGGGCTTCGCGCGCTCCGTGGCCGCCGCCCGCGGGCCCGCCACGCTCGTGGCGCCGGCCAGCGTCATCACCATCGTCAAGTCCACCCCGGGCTCGGGGTctggccccgcccccggcccgggCCCCGCCCACGGCCCGGGCCCCGCCCACGGCCCGGCCTCCTGCTCCTAG